The Brevibacterium atlanticum genome segment TCGACGCCGGTGACGTCATCGTCGCCGAGAAGTCCGGTGTCGTCACCGAGGTCTCGGCAGACTACGTCACCGTCCTCGCCGACGACGGAACGCAGCTGACCTACAAGGCCTCGAAGTTCAAGCGTTCGAACCACGGCACCTCGTACAACCAGCGCATCCTCGTCGACGAGGGAGACCGCGTCGAGACCGGCGCCGTCCTCGCCGACGGACCGTCCACCGAGAACGGTGAGATGGCTCTGGGCAAGAACCTCCTCGTGGCGTTCATGTCCTGGGAAGGCTACAACTACGAGGACGCGATCATCCTCTCCCAGCGCCTCGTCCAGGACGATGTGCTCTCTTCGATCCACATCGAGGAGCACGAGGTCGACGCTCGCGACACGAAGCTCGGCGCCGAGGAGATCACCCGGGACATCCCGAACATCTCGCCCGACGCACTGGCCGATCTCGACGACCGCGGCATCATCCGCATCGGCGCCGAGGTCACCGACGGCGACATCCTCGTCGGCAAGGTCACCCCGAAGGGTGAGACCGAGCTGACCCCGGAAGAGCGTCTGCTCCGGGCGATCTTCGGTGAGAAGTCCCGTGAGGTCCGCGACACCTCGCTGCGCGTTCCCCACGGTGAGATCGGCACCGTCATCGGTGTCCGCGTCTTCGACCGTGAGGACGACGACGAGCTCTCCCCCGGCGTCAACCAGATGGTCCGCGTCTACGTGGCTCAGCGCCGCAAGATCACCATCGGTGACAAGATGGCCGGCCGCCACGGCAACAAGGGCGTCATCTCGACGATCCTGCCGGTCGAGGACATGCCGTTCCTCGCCGACGGAACCCCCGTCGACGTCATCCTCAACCCGCACGGTGTTCCGCGTCGTATGAACATCGGCCAGGTCTTCGAAATCCACCTCGGGTGGATCTCGAAGCAGGGCTGGAAGATCGAAGGCAACCCCGAGTGGGCCGCCGAGCTGCCGCAGGCCGCTCGCGAAGCCGAGGCCGGCACCAACCTGGCCACCCCGGTCTTCGACGGTGCGCACGAGCAAGAGCTGCGCGGACTGCTGGATTCGACGACCCCGAACCGCGATGGGGACCGCCTCATCGACAACTCGGGCAAGGCGCAGCTGTTCGACGGCCGCTCCGGTGAGCCGTTCCCGTACCCGATCTCCGTCGGCTACATGTACATGCTCAAGCTCCACCACCTCGTCGACGACAAGATCCACGCACGTTCGACCGGACCGTACTCGATGATCACCCAGCAGCCGCTCGGTGGTAAGGCGCAGTTCGGTGGTCAGCGCTTCGGTGAGATGGAAGTCTGGGCCCTCGAGGCCTATGGCGCCGCCTACACCCTGCAGGAGCTTCTGACGATCAAGTCCGATGACATCCCAGGCCGTGTGAAGGTCTACGAAGCCATCGTCAAGGGTGAGAACCTGCCTGATCCGGGAATCCCCGAATCGTTCAAGGTCCTCATCAAGGAGATGCAGTCCCTGTGCCTCAACGTCGAAGTTCTCTCTTCCGACGGCGGCCAGGTCGAGATGGGCGAGTCGGAGGACGAGGTCTACCGTGCCGCCGAAGAGCTCGGCATCGACCTCTCCCGCCGCGAAGCACAGACCGTAGAAGAAGTCTGAGGACTTCCACTTCAACCGACACAACTTTGCGATGAACGAGAAGTTCATCGCCAGGAAAGAGGATTTACGTGCCTGACGTCAATTTCTTTGATGAACTGCGCATCGGTCTTGCCACCGCGGAGAACATCCGCGGGTGGTCACACGGTGAGGTGAAAAAGCCTGAGACCATCAACTACCGCACCCTGAAGCCGGAGAAGGACGGACTCTTCTGCGAGAAGATCTTCGGACCCACCCGCGACTGGGAGTGCGCCTGCGGAAAGTACAAGCGCGTCCGCTTCAAGGGCATCATCTGCGAACGCTGCGGCGTCGAGGTGACCCGTGCCAAGGTGCGCCGTGAACGTATGGGCCACATCGAGCTCGCCGCTCCCGTGACCCACATCTGGTACTTCAAGGGTGTTCCCTCCCGCTTGGGATACCTGCTGGATCTGGCTCCGAAGGACCTTGAGAAGGTCATCTACTTCGCTGCCTACATGATCACCTCGGTCGACGAGGACTCCCGTCACCGCGATCTGCCCAGCCTGCAGAACAAGATCGACGTCGAGAAGCAGCAGATCGGCACCCGCCGTGACGCCGACATCGACCGTCGTGCCAAGAAGCTCGAAGAGGATCTCGCAGCGCTCGAGGCCGAGGGCGGCACCGCCCAGGCCAAGAAGAAGCTGCGCGACACCGCCGAGAAGGAAATGGACAAGCTGCGCAAGAACGCCGACCGTGAGGTCGACCGTATCGAGCAGGTGTGGGACCGCTTCAAGAACCTCAAGGTCAATGACCTCGAAGGTGACGAGAGCCTCTACCGCGAGATGTTCCACCGCTTCGGCCTCTACTTCACCGGTGCGATGGGCGCCGAGGCGATCCAGAAGCGCCTCATCGACTTCGACCTCGAAGGCGAAGCCGAGAAGCTGCGTGAGCTCATCGCCACCGGCAAGGGCCAGCGCAAGACCCGTGCACTCAAGCGCCTCAAGGTCGTCAACGCGTTCCTGACCACCGACAACAACCCTGAGGGTATGGTCCTCGATGTGGTTCCGGTGATTCCGCCGGAGCTGCGCCCGATGGTTCAGCTCGACGGCGGCCGCTTCGCGACTTCGGATCTCAACGACCTCTACCGTCGCGTGATCAACCGCAACAACCGTCTCAAGCGTCTGCTCGATCTCGGTGCTCCCGAGATCATCGTCAACAACGAGAAGCGGATGCTGCAGGAAGCTGTTGATTCGCTGTTCGACAACGGTCGTCGTGGACGTCCGGTGACCGGACCGGGCAACCGCCCGCTGAAGTCGCTGTCCGACATGCTCAAGGGCAAGCAGGGCCGGTTCCGTCAGAACCTGCTCGGCAAGCGCGTGGACTACTCTGGCCGTTCGGTCATCGTCGTCGGTCCGCAGCTGCACCTGCACCAGTGCGGTCTGCCCAAGACCATGGCGCTCGAGCTGTTCAAGCCGTTTGTGATGAAGCGCCTGGTCGATCTCAACCACGCGCAGAACATCAAATCGGCCAAGCGCATGGTCGAGCGTCAGCACCCGCAGGTGTGGGATGTCCTCGAAGAGGTCATCACCGAGCACCCTGTGCTGCTCAACCGCGCACCGACCCTGCACCGTCTGGGCATCCAGGCGTTCGAGCCCCAGCTCATCGAGGGTAAGGCCATCCAGCTGCACCCGCTCGTGTGCTCGGCGTTCAACGCCGACTTCGACGGTGACCAGATGGCTGTTCACCTGCCGCTGAGCCCCGAGGCACAGGCCGAGGCCCGCATCCTCATGCTCTCGGCCAACAACATCCTCAAGCCCTCGGACGGCAAGCCCGTGACCATGCCCTCGCAGGACATGATCATCGGTCTCTACCACCTCACCTCCGAGCGCAAGGGTCTGGCCGGCGACGGACGGTCGTTCTCCGGAATGGGCGAAGCCATCATGGCCTTCGACCGCGGAGAGCTCGACCTCGGTGCGCCGATCACGATCCGCCTGGAGAACGTCGTCCCCGGTGACGACATCGACGTTCCCGAGGGTTGGACGGCCGGTGACCCACTGGATGTGGCCACGACCCTGGGTCGTGCGACGTTCAACGAATACCTGCCTGCCGACTACGCGTTCGTGAACTCGACGATCGACAAGAAGGCCCTGAGCCGGATCGTCAACCACCTCGCCGAGGAGTACCCGAAGGTCGAGGTCGCCCACACGCTGGACAACTTCAAGGCCGGCGGCTTCCACTGGGCCACGCGTTCGGGCATCACCGTCGCGATGTCCGACGTCGTCTCGCCCGAGGCGAAGACCGAGATCCTCGCCGAGGCCGAGGCCATCGACACGAAGGTGCAGCAGCAGTACGAACTCGGTGCGCTCACCGACGACGAGCGCCGCAACGAGCTCGTCAAGCTGTGGACCGAGACGACCGAGAAGGTCGACCAGGTCATGCGCACGAACTTCCCCGAGCAGAACTCGGTGCTCCGCCTGGTCGAGTCCGGTGCTTCCGGTAACTGGATGCAGGTCCGCCAGCTGGCCGGCATGCGCGGTCTGGTGACGAACCCGAAGGGTGAGATCATCCCGCGTCCGATCGTGTCGAACTACCGTGAGGGCCTCGCGGTGCTCGAGTACTTCATCGCCTCGCATGGTGCTCGTAAGGGTCTGGCCGACACCGCTCTGCGTACCGCTGACTCCGGTTACCTGACCCGTCGACTCGTCGACGTGTCCCAGGACGTCATCATCCGCACCGCGGAGGCCGGTTCGAACAAGGGCATCACCCTGCCGGTGGCCGAACGCGATCACGAGGGCAACCTCGTGCCGCACGAGTATGCCGAGACCAGCGTCTACGGTCGACTCACCGTCAACGACGTCACCGATGCCGATGGCAATGTCATCGTCCCGGCGAAGTCCGATGTCACCGCGGCAACCGTGGACACCCTCGTGGCCGCCGGCATCGAGGAGCTCAAGGTCCACTCGGTGCTGACCGCGGATTCCGATGCGCAGATCTCCGCCGAGCACTACGGTCGCTCGATGGCGACCGGCAAGCTCGTCGACATCGGCGAGGCCATCGGCACCGTCGCGGCTCAGTCGATCGGTGAGCCCGGAACCCAGCTGACGATGCGTACCTTCCACACCGGTGGTGCCGCAGCGTCGACCGGTGACATCACCCAGGGTCTGCCGCGTGTGACCGAGCTCTTCGAGGCCCGCACCCCGAAGGGCTTCGCCCCCATCGCCGAGGCCACCGGCCGGGCGAAGATCGACGACAGCCGCAAGACGCGCTTCGTCATCATCACCCCGGACGACGGCAGCGAGGAGATCGAGCACGCGGTCTCCAAGCGTGCCCGCCTGATGGTCGAGGACGGAGCGCACGTCAAGGCCGGTGAGCAGCTCATCGTCGGTGCCGTCGATCCGAAGCAGGTGCTGCGCATCCGCGGTCGCCGTGAGGCCGAGCGCTTCCTCGTCGAGGAGGTCCAGAAGGTCTACCGGTCGCAGGGTGTAGGCATCCACGACAAGCACATCGAGGTCATCGTGCGGCAGATGCTGCGTCGCGTGACCGTGATCGAGTCCGGCGACACGAATCTGCTGCCCGGCGAGCTCGTCGACCGCGGCCGCTACCAGGCGGAGAACCGTCGTGTGGTCGCCGAAGGCGGCCAGCCCGCATCGGCTCGTGACGAGCTGATGGGCATCACGAAGGCCTCGCTGGCCACCGAGTCGTGGCTGTCGGCCGCTTCCTTCCAGGAGACCACCCGCGTCCTCACCGAGGCGGCCATGGAAGGCAAGTCGGATACGCTCATGGGGCTGAAGGAGAACGTCATCCTCGGTAAGCTCATCCCTGCGGGCACCGGCCTGCAGTCGCACCGCAACCTCGTGGTAGAGCCGACCGAAGAGGCCAAGGCCGAGATGTTCACCAACAGCTACGGCGACTTCTACGCGGGCATCGGGGCCGATTCCGGCTCCGCCATCCCGCTGGAGGACTACGACTACGGCGCGTTCAGCTGAAGCTGAGCGGCTGAAGAGCTGAGACAGCAGAAGGGGCACCCACCATCCTGTGGGTGCCCCTTCTGTATGGTGACCAGGCTCCAGAGATGCCGAGACAACGGTGGAGCGCCGAGACCACTGTGTGTGCACAGGTGTCTCGGCGCTCCACCGTTGTCTCGGTGGGGCTGTCCTAGCCGAAGAGGACCTGTGCTTCCTCCCAGCGGTGCAGCGGCACCGACTTGAGGCTGTCGACGGCCGATGACATCTCGACCGAGACGATGTCGGTGCCCTTGAGGCTGGCCATCTTGCCCCAATGGCCGTGCTGAGCGAGATCGGCGGCCGCCATCCCCAGCCGGGTCGACAGGACCCTGTCGTACGCGGTGGGGGAGCCGCCTCGTTGCAGGTGCCCGAGGATCGTCGCCCGGGATTCGATTCCGGTGATCTCCTCGATCTTCGGGGCCAGGTAGTTCGCAATCCCGCCGAGGCGGACCCGCCCTTTGTTGTCGACGCCTTGGTCGGCGACCTGTGAGTCCAGACCTTCGGGGATGAACCCTTCGGCGACGACGACGATGGGGGCCCGTCCGCGGTCCCGGGCCGAGCGGACCCACGCGGAGATCTGTTCGAAGGAGACAGGGAACTCCGGCATGAGGATCGCGTGGGCGCCGGCGGCCATTCCGGCGTGGAGGGCGATCCAGCCGACATTGCGACCCATGACCTCGATGACCATGCACCTGTGGTGGGATTCGGCCGTGGTGCGCAGTCGGTCGATGGCCTCGGTGGCGATGGACTGGGCGGTGTCGAATCCGAAGGTGTAGTCGGTGTTGCCGAGGTCGTTGTCGATGGTCTTGGGCACTCCGACGACGTGGAGGCCCTCTTCGCGAACCAGTCGTGAGGCTCCGGCCAGGGTGCCTTCCCCGCCGATGGCGATGAGCGAGTCGATGCCGTGGGCGGCCATGACCTCGCGCATCCGCTCCGGGCCGCCGTCTTCGTAGGGGTGGGTGCGCGAGGTGCCGAGGATGGTTCCGCCGCGTCCGGACAGTCCCCGGACATCGAGCATCGTCATATCGAACATGTCGTCATCGAGCAGGCCGCGCCAACCGTCGCGGATGCCGACGAACTCGGCGTCGTAGGCGCGGATGCCCTTACGGACGATGCCGCGGATGACAGCGTTGAGGCCGGGGCAGTCCCCGCCCGAGGTGAGTACACCGATCTTCATTCCAGCTGACCCTGATCCTTTGCTCGATAACCTTTGGCAAGCCGGACGTCGTGCCCGGCCATGAGTGAGAGGCCCTTGAGGATGACGGTCCCGTTCGAACCGTCGCCCTGGGCGGGACCGTGGATGTCATTGCCGCCCATGATGTTGATGGTCTCGTCGCGGATGCGCACTCCCGGCGGCACGAAGACATCGTTGCCGGCCCACATCGCGTACGAATTCAGCTCGACCGTCACTCCCGGGCCCATCACATCGCACAGGTCGATGTCATCCCCGCCCATGAGTGCGTAGGTGGTGACTTCGGCGGTGCCGGGCGGGACGTCGAGGCGGCGCCCGGACATGATGGCCACGGAGTTCATCGGTGAGGCTGATCCCGGTTCCGCGGCGGGGGAGAGTTCGGCCGGTCCGCGTCGGGCCAGCTCCGATCCCGGCGCCGCAGGTCCGGGGGCCTGCCCGGTCTGGCGAGCGAGCCTGCGGTGG includes the following:
- a CDS encoding DUF1707 SHOCT-like domain-containing protein, whose translation is MADDDSPSPQRRIRASDQDRDDVLSVITDAVTNGRLDPEETTERQDEAIGAKFLDELLPLIDDLPEGDSLHRRLARQTGQAPGPAAPGSELARRGPAELSPAAEPGSASPMNSVAIMSGRRLDVPPGTAEVTTYALMGGDDIDLCDVMGPGVTVELNSYAMWAGNDVFVPPGVRIRDETINIMGGNDIHGPAQGDGSNGTVILKGLSLMAGHDVRLAKGYRAKDQGQLE
- a CDS encoding 6-phosphofructokinase, translated to MKIGVLTSGGDCPGLNAVIRGIVRKGIRAYDAEFVGIRDGWRGLLDDDMFDMTMLDVRGLSGRGGTILGTSRTHPYEDGGPERMREVMAAHGIDSLIAIGGEGTLAGASRLVREEGLHVVGVPKTIDNDLGNTDYTFGFDTAQSIATEAIDRLRTTAESHHRCMVIEVMGRNVGWIALHAGMAAGAHAILMPEFPVSFEQISAWVRSARDRGRAPIVVVAEGFIPEGLDSQVADQGVDNKGRVRLGGIANYLAPKIEEITGIESRATILGHLQRGGSPTAYDRVLSTRLGMAAADLAQHGHWGKMASLKGTDIVSVEMSSAVDSLKSVPLHRWEEAQVLFG
- a CDS encoding DNA-directed RNA polymerase subunit beta'; protein product: MPDVNFFDELRIGLATAENIRGWSHGEVKKPETINYRTLKPEKDGLFCEKIFGPTRDWECACGKYKRVRFKGIICERCGVEVTRAKVRRERMGHIELAAPVTHIWYFKGVPSRLGYLLDLAPKDLEKVIYFAAYMITSVDEDSRHRDLPSLQNKIDVEKQQIGTRRDADIDRRAKKLEEDLAALEAEGGTAQAKKKLRDTAEKEMDKLRKNADREVDRIEQVWDRFKNLKVNDLEGDESLYREMFHRFGLYFTGAMGAEAIQKRLIDFDLEGEAEKLRELIATGKGQRKTRALKRLKVVNAFLTTDNNPEGMVLDVVPVIPPELRPMVQLDGGRFATSDLNDLYRRVINRNNRLKRLLDLGAPEIIVNNEKRMLQEAVDSLFDNGRRGRPVTGPGNRPLKSLSDMLKGKQGRFRQNLLGKRVDYSGRSVIVVGPQLHLHQCGLPKTMALELFKPFVMKRLVDLNHAQNIKSAKRMVERQHPQVWDVLEEVITEHPVLLNRAPTLHRLGIQAFEPQLIEGKAIQLHPLVCSAFNADFDGDQMAVHLPLSPEAQAEARILMLSANNILKPSDGKPVTMPSQDMIIGLYHLTSERKGLAGDGRSFSGMGEAIMAFDRGELDLGAPITIRLENVVPGDDIDVPEGWTAGDPLDVATTLGRATFNEYLPADYAFVNSTIDKKALSRIVNHLAEEYPKVEVAHTLDNFKAGGFHWATRSGITVAMSDVVSPEAKTEILAEAEAIDTKVQQQYELGALTDDERRNELVKLWTETTEKVDQVMRTNFPEQNSVLRLVESGASGNWMQVRQLAGMRGLVTNPKGEIIPRPIVSNYREGLAVLEYFIASHGARKGLADTALRTADSGYLTRRLVDVSQDVIIRTAEAGSNKGITLPVAERDHEGNLVPHEYAETSVYGRLTVNDVTDADGNVIVPAKSDVTAATVDTLVAAGIEELKVHSVLTADSDAQISAEHYGRSMATGKLVDIGEAIGTVAAQSIGEPGTQLTMRTFHTGGAAASTGDITQGLPRVTELFEARTPKGFAPIAEATGRAKIDDSRKTRFVIITPDDGSEEIEHAVSKRARLMVEDGAHVKAGEQLIVGAVDPKQVLRIRGRREAERFLVEEVQKVYRSQGVGIHDKHIEVIVRQMLRRVTVIESGDTNLLPGELVDRGRYQAENRRVVAEGGQPASARDELMGITKASLATESWLSAASFQETTRVLTEAAMEGKSDTLMGLKENVILGKLIPAGTGLQSHRNLVVEPTEEAKAEMFTNSYGDFYAGIGADSGSAIPLEDYDYGAFS